A single Crateriforma conspicua DNA region contains:
- a CDS encoding metallophosphoesterase family protein, whose product MQFPALSRRRLFPMLAAGGITIASSALSEIPVAGPPVTFGLIADPHVGLAKDAQDRLGVFLDRMSTASPDSLIQLGDFAFPEPRHQRLVDSFNQITKHPIHVIGNHDLDFGHTPDTCVESWGIPRRFYRHDVGPLCVLVLDGNDKGSPTHDQHGGYPSYVGPEQLEWLDQSLADADRPVFVCCHQPLAGRAAVDNADAVREILEAHRRKIVLCLNGHTHIDQLLEISGIPYMHVNSASYHWVGGPRKWVSYADPLFATMVVNLSKRQVTIQGRSSHWVGAPPAEAEQDSSDVIVPQIRSRSIITG is encoded by the coding sequence ATGCAGTTCCCAGCACTCTCGCGGCGTCGATTGTTCCCCATGCTTGCGGCCGGCGGCATCACGATTGCATCATCCGCCTTGTCCGAAATACCGGTTGCCGGTCCCCCGGTCACCTTTGGATTGATCGCCGACCCGCACGTCGGGTTGGCGAAAGATGCTCAAGATCGCCTGGGTGTGTTTCTGGACCGAATGTCCACAGCGTCGCCCGATTCGCTGATCCAGTTGGGCGATTTTGCCTTTCCCGAGCCACGCCATCAGCGGTTGGTCGATTCGTTCAACCAGATCACCAAACACCCGATTCACGTGATCGGAAATCACGATCTGGATTTCGGACATACGCCCGATACCTGTGTCGAATCGTGGGGAATCCCCCGGCGTTTTTACCGTCATGACGTTGGCCCCCTGTGCGTGCTTGTGCTGGACGGCAATGACAAGGGTTCTCCGACACACGATCAACATGGTGGATACCCAAGCTACGTCGGGCCCGAGCAACTGGAATGGCTGGACCAAAGTTTGGCTGACGCCGACCGGCCCGTCTTTGTTTGCTGTCACCAACCGCTTGCGGGGCGGGCTGCCGTCGACAATGCCGATGCTGTTCGTGAAATTCTTGAAGCTCACCGTCGCAAAATCGTGTTGTGCTTGAACGGACACACGCACATTGACCAACTGCTGGAGATCAGCGGCATCCCATACATGCACGTAAATTCGGCCTCGTATCATTGGGTGGGAGGACCACGAAAATGGGTCAGCTACGCAGATCCGTTGTTTGCCACCATGGTCGTCAATCTTTCAAAACGACAAGTCACAATCCAAGGCCGGTCGAGTCACTGGGTGGGTGCTCCTCCCGCCGAAGCGGAACAGGATTCGTCGGACGTGATCGTTCCGCAGATCCGATCACGGTCGATCATCACGGGCTAG
- a CDS encoding FAD-dependent oxidoreductase — MAASTAETAFPKLNEREMEIVSEIGDLRDVADGRVLFREGDREFSFFVVREGTVRITEASSGSPNEIAVHGPGEFTGDVSMLTNRPSVVTAVAVGNCQLIEVPYCQVRQMIADLPELSDRLLDAFQVRRRMLEDSGFLGIRVVGAANSGETLRFREFFYKNKVPYTFIDVASPQGQSAIKDWGIENEQTPVIACSQNVIPRPSLAKVAECLGIARDVRSRPYDVVIVGAGPAGLAAAVYGASEGLETLLVDSVGPGGQAGQSSRIENYMGFPAGLPGTELANLGFLQAMKFNADFLAPVSVTSVTPTSDGMHQVQFCTGQSVRTKTILIATGVSYRRLPVDGADRFEGSGLYHSATTVESRSCRDSMAVVVGGGNSAGQAAMYLSGHASEVRLLIRGDNLRKSMSDYLARRIESNANIHVMLNTEIDRLDGEDCVQHIVVRNNQDQSSQTLGCQAVFVFVGAKPHTDWLGETLALDRRGFILTGPALRQADAWPVSREPCELETSRPGIFAAGDVRSGTTKRCAFAAGDGALGITCVHQYLQNHVEHSATSDHPN, encoded by the coding sequence ATGGCAGCAAGCACAGCCGAGACGGCGTTTCCAAAGCTGAACGAGCGTGAGATGGAGATCGTGTCCGAAATCGGGGATCTTCGTGACGTTGCCGATGGGCGTGTGCTTTTTCGCGAAGGTGATCGTGAGTTTTCTTTCTTCGTTGTTCGCGAAGGAACCGTCCGCATCACCGAGGCGTCGTCGGGAAGTCCAAACGAAATCGCGGTTCACGGCCCCGGCGAGTTTACCGGCGACGTATCGATGTTGACCAATCGCCCTTCGGTTGTAACGGCCGTTGCGGTCGGGAATTGCCAGTTGATCGAAGTGCCGTATTGCCAAGTCCGCCAGATGATTGCGGATCTGCCGGAACTGAGCGACCGTTTGTTGGACGCCTTTCAGGTACGACGCCGTATGTTGGAGGATTCGGGATTTTTGGGAATCCGAGTCGTCGGCGCGGCCAATTCTGGTGAAACGCTACGCTTTCGTGAATTCTTTTACAAAAACAAAGTGCCCTACACATTTATTGATGTGGCCAGTCCCCAAGGGCAATCAGCGATCAAGGATTGGGGCATCGAGAACGAGCAAACACCGGTCATCGCATGCAGCCAGAATGTCATTCCGCGACCGTCGCTTGCAAAGGTCGCCGAATGCTTGGGGATCGCCAGAGATGTCCGCAGTCGTCCCTACGATGTGGTCATCGTCGGGGCCGGGCCGGCCGGTTTGGCAGCAGCGGTTTACGGTGCCTCCGAAGGTTTAGAAACGTTGCTGGTCGATAGTGTCGGACCCGGCGGTCAAGCGGGTCAAAGTTCACGTATTGAAAATTACATGGGGTTTCCGGCCGGTTTGCCGGGAACCGAGTTAGCCAATCTCGGGTTTCTTCAGGCCATGAAATTCAATGCTGATTTCTTAGCTCCCGTTTCCGTCACCTCGGTCACTCCGACATCCGACGGCATGCATCAGGTGCAGTTTTGTACGGGACAATCGGTCAGGACCAAAACGATCCTGATCGCCACCGGCGTTTCTTACCGACGGTTGCCCGTCGATGGTGCCGATCGTTTCGAAGGATCGGGGCTCTACCATTCCGCGACCACCGTCGAATCGCGGTCATGTCGGGATTCGATGGCGGTGGTGGTGGGAGGCGGAAATTCCGCTGGTCAAGCAGCGATGTATTTGTCGGGGCATGCCAGCGAAGTTCGATTGCTGATTCGCGGTGACAATCTGCGCAAGAGCATGTCGGACTACCTTGCGCGTCGAATCGAATCCAACGCAAACATCCACGTCATGTTGAATACGGAAATCGATCGGTTGGATGGTGAAGATTGCGTCCAGCATATTGTGGTTCGCAACAACCAAGATCAATCATCCCAAACACTCGGCTGCCAGGCCGTTTTCGTTTTTGTCGGCGCCAAGCCGCACACCGATTGGCTGGGGGAAACGCTGGCACTGGATCGTCGTGGTTTCATTTTGACGGGGCCTGCTTTGCGACAGGCGGACGCGTGGCCGGTGTCGCGTGAACCCTGCGAATTGGAAACCAGCCGACCGGGAATCTTTGCCGCCGGTGATGTCCGCAGCGGAACGACAAAACGTTGTGCGTTTGCCGCGGGCGACGGCGCACTGGGAATCACTTGTGTTCACCAATACCTTCAAAACCATGTCGAACACTCGGCAACTTCGGATCACCCGAACTGA